The following proteins are co-located in the Pomacea canaliculata isolate SZHN2017 linkage group LG8, ASM307304v1, whole genome shotgun sequence genome:
- the LOC112570326 gene encoding potassium channel subfamily K member 15-like: MEIRTLVFILVLCLLYMLGGAGLFMAIESQAEIQRQTLILQTSCTSRADLLAFLDFIHKDLEIARYVMRANHTANVMWDFAGAFSFVESLVTTIGYGHIVPRTTLGRFTCVVYALLGVPLMMACLSAVGEKLCQVSKRWRDCRIEGFSTAATQRRIHVFLQCEYDATSCEEAGEGRW; encoded by the exons ATGGAGATTAGAACACTAGTGTTTATTCTAGTGCTTTGCCTTCTGTATATGCTAGGAGGGGCTGGTCTTTTCATGGCCATCGAGTCCCAGGCTGAAATTCAGCGCCAGACACTTATCCTTC AAACCTCGTGTACGTCAAGGGCCGACCTGCTGGCGTTCCTGGACTTCATTCACAAGGACTTGGAGATCGCGCGCTATGTCATGCGTGCAAACCACACTGCAAATGTCATGTGGGACTTCGCCGGGGCCTTTTCCTTTGTGGAATCACTCGTTACTACGATAG GGTACGGGCACATCGTGCCCCGGACGACGTTGGGGCGCTTCACGTGCGTGGTGTACGCGCTGCTGGGCGTGCCCCTCATGATGGCCTGTCTCAGCGCCGTGGGCGAGAAGCTTTGCCAGGTGTCCAAGAGGTGGCGCGACTGTCGAATCGAGGGATTTAGCACTGCTGCCACCCAGCGGCGAATCCATGTTTTTCTACAGTGTGAGTATGATGCCACATCCTGTGAGGAGGCAGGAGAGGGTAGGTGGTGA
- the LOC112570329 gene encoding LOW QUALITY PROTEIN: uncharacterized protein LOC112570329 (The sequence of the model RefSeq protein was modified relative to this genomic sequence to represent the inferred CDS: inserted 1 base in 1 codon), which produces MGDNRDKANDIKIEIKIFLDENSQAFPGYFVQYLVEDDIRPRRPTAIVDGRDGRVVMKWNSLSTLCPDAQGVGGNEKVGRRVFDGEQFPCLEVTKDGEECVLENRWVKVVNMDGSKLYNITNAMKYDCHMANDSINGAYSPALDAFFIGTRIVKMFSEWFNITVIKDNKLILRVHYGINYTNAFWNGANCTFGDSMGFLFPFVAPDTVGHEVGHALIEQHSGLLWYQEPGAINEAFADITGEVIEHYISGHDWMVGMDIVRGGTLSGACECLQYFDEPERNFFSISNAQNFEDYMGPHESGGVLAHASTSSCRTVYRVFLHANQMYWHQMSTFKSGXCELMKSVYDLGQNGGIYKEVFEHVGIQVCETEDHVVGLRNNQTYRNLHVSNTTRPVFTFGLPGEWTAKFWVKASSQKGDVHITVSNQTWLQAYDPDTPGILVEGLGSVSYTVTNRKLYHVTITLSSDSADLWDDVVLEAGYLCLAAQPNKPWLL; this is translated from the exons ATGGGGGACAACCGCGACAAGGCCAACGACATCaagattgaaataaaaatctttcttgacGAAAACAGTCAGGCGTTCCCTGGATATTTC GTCCAGTACCTGGTGGAGGATGACATTCGGCCTCGAAGACCCACTGCTATCGTGGACGGACGCGATGGGAGAGTGGTCATGAAGTGGAACTCTTTGTCCACCTTGTGTCCAGACGCGCAAGGTGTCGGGGGCAATGAGAAG GTGGGGCGGCGAGTGTTTGACGGGGAGCAGTTCCCCTGCCTGGAAGTCACCAAGGACGGTGAAGAGTGTGTGTTGGAGAACCGGTGGGTCAAAGTGGTCAACATGGACGGTTCGAAGCTCTACAACATCACGAACGCCATGAAGTATGACTGTCACATGGCCAACGACTCTATCAACGGTGCCTATTCCCCAGCTCTGGATGCCTTCTTCATCGGAACTCGAATAG TCAAGATGTTCTCAGAGTGGTTCAACATAACCGTCATCAAGGATAACAAGCTCATTCTGAGAGTGCACTACGGCATCAACTACACCAACGCTTTCTGGAATGGAGCCAACTGCACCTTTGGCGACTCTATGGGCTTTCTGTTTCCCTTCGTGGCCCCTGACACAGTCGGACACgag GTCGGCCATGCCTTGATCGAACAACACTCAGGTTTGCTCTGGTACCAGGAGCCTGGCGCCATCAACGAGGCTTTCGCCGACATCACAGGAGAAGTCATCGAGCATTACATTTCTGGCCATGACTGGATGGTCGGCATGGACATCGTGCGTGGAGGGACGCTTTCAGGTGCGTGCGAGTGtcttca GTATTTCGATGAACCTGAACGGAACTTCTTCAGCATCTCCAACGCCCAGAACTTTGAGGACTACATGGGGCCTCACGAGAGCGGCGGGGTGCTGGCCCATGCTTCTACCTCCTCGTGCAGAACC GTGTACCGCGTCTTCCTGCACGCCAATCAGATGTACTGGCATCAGATGTCCACCTTCAAGAGCG TGTGCGAACTGATGAAGAGTGTGTACGACCTTGGGCAGAACGGAGGCATTTACAAAGAA GTGTTCGAGCACGTTGGAATACAGGTGTGCGAGACAGAAGATCACGTGGTTGGACTGCGCAACAACCAGACCTACCGCAACCTGCACGTGTCCAACACCACGCGCCCCGTCTTCACCTTCGGGCTTCCCGGCGAGTGGACGGCGAAGTTCTGGGTCAAG GCGTCAAGCCAGAAAGGTGACGTGCACATCACAGTCAGCAATCAGACTTGGCTCCAGGCCTACGATCCAGACACTCCAGGCATTTTGGTCGAAGGACTTGGCTCTGTGTCATACACTGTCACCAACAGGAAGCTGTACCACGTGACCATAACCTTGTCTAGCGATTCAGCAGATCTGTGGGACGACGTAGTTCTGGAAGCAGGCTACCTGTGCCTGGCAGCCCAACCAAACAAGCCATGGCTACTTTGA